A region from the Sandaracinus amylolyticus genome encodes:
- a CDS encoding serine/threonine-protein kinase: MHTTEWIGRVLDGRYRIERVLGEGGMGAVFAAEQIALQKPVALKIILPELAGDPELAQRFAREAMVSARLDHPHVASALDYGALEGGGAYLVMQLARGRGLRSWMRERGGDWRFALSIGAQIADALAAAHAAGIVHRDLKPENVIVEDRDGALHARVLDFGIARVADAPKDTGPLTRVGTVMGTPGYMAPEQALGEAVDARADVYALGVMLWELAAGQALFDHEELGAIVSAQLTSSAPALASEVKEVPPELDALVARMLAGSKTSRPSHGAEVRDALRAIGASVGLAVGPAGSGVLDPAALGARSSGMIASAASAHARTELAQSSQIGTSAAIAAHAPTAFASEAVPSFVSPSATVSPHAPTTIVAPPSKTLAWLIGGAGAGVLALVVLSCVVTRIACSGDPSEVASAPPTVPSPAPSTPQVATGSASPAYGLAPIPPDLAQDLAVLETHPDASLRSAAAARLAPRAAELPSYARAVLAYETGAECDDRREAVLAMRAFGDPRAIPALHRIAATPPTGCGRRGNQDCDRCLRRDLERTLERLSGE, from the coding sequence ATGCACACGACGGAGTGGATCGGGCGCGTGCTCGACGGTCGTTACCGCATCGAGCGCGTGCTCGGCGAGGGCGGCATGGGCGCGGTGTTCGCGGCGGAGCAGATCGCGCTGCAGAAGCCGGTCGCGCTGAAGATCATCCTGCCGGAGCTGGCGGGCGATCCCGAGCTCGCGCAGCGCTTCGCGCGCGAGGCGATGGTGAGCGCGAGGCTCGATCACCCGCACGTCGCGAGCGCGCTCGACTACGGCGCGCTCGAGGGCGGCGGCGCGTACCTCGTGATGCAGCTCGCGCGCGGTCGCGGGCTCCGCTCGTGGATGCGCGAGCGCGGCGGCGACTGGCGCTTCGCGCTGTCGATCGGCGCGCAGATCGCGGACGCGCTCGCGGCGGCGCACGCCGCGGGGATCGTGCATCGCGACCTCAAGCCCGAGAACGTGATCGTCGAGGATCGCGACGGGGCGCTGCACGCGCGCGTGCTCGACTTCGGCATCGCGCGCGTCGCCGATGCGCCGAAGGACACGGGCCCGCTGACGCGCGTCGGCACGGTGATGGGCACGCCCGGCTACATGGCGCCGGAGCAGGCGCTCGGCGAAGCGGTGGACGCGCGCGCCGACGTGTACGCGCTCGGCGTGATGTTGTGGGAGCTCGCGGCGGGCCAGGCGCTCTTCGATCACGAGGAGCTCGGCGCGATCGTGAGCGCGCAGCTCACGTCGAGCGCGCCAGCGCTCGCGAGCGAGGTGAAGGAGGTCCCGCCGGAGCTCGACGCGCTCGTCGCGCGGATGCTCGCGGGCTCGAAGACGTCGCGGCCGAGCCACGGCGCCGAGGTGCGCGACGCGCTGCGCGCGATCGGCGCGTCGGTCGGGCTCGCGGTCGGTCCGGCGGGGAGCGGCGTGCTCGACCCGGCTGCGCTCGGCGCTCGCTCGAGCGGGATGATCGCGAGCGCCGCGTCCGCGCATGCGCGCACCGAGCTCGCGCAGAGCTCGCAGATCGGCACCAGCGCGGCGATCGCGGCCCACGCTCCCACCGCGTTCGCGAGCGAGGCCGTCCCGTCGTTCGTGAGCCCGAGCGCGACGGTCTCGCCGCACGCGCCCACCACGATCGTCGCGCCCCCGTCGAAGACGCTCGCGTGGCTGATCGGTGGCGCGGGCGCGGGCGTGCTCGCGCTGGTCGTGCTCTCGTGCGTGGTCACGCGCATCGCGTGCTCGGGGGACCCGAGCGAGGTCGCGAGCGCGCCGCCGACGGTGCCGTCTCCGGCGCCGAGCACACCACAGGTCGCGACGGGGAGCGCGTCGCCCGCGTACGGCCTCGCGCCGATCCCGCCGGATCTCGCGCAGGATCTCGCGGTGCTCGAGACCCACCCCGACGCGTCGTTGCGCTCCGCGGCGGCAGCGCGCCTCGCGCCGCGCGCCGCCGAGCTGCCGAGCTACGCGCGCGCGGTGCTCGCGTACGAGACGGGCGCCGAGTGCGACGATCGCCGCGAAGCCGTGCTCGCGATGCGCGCGTTCGGCGACCCGCGCGCGATACCCGCGCTCCACCGCATCGCAGCGACCCCGCCGACCGGCTGCGGCCGCCGCGGCAACCAGGACTGCGACCGCTGCCTCCGCCGCGACCTCGAGCGCACGCTCGAGCGCCTGTCGGGCGAGTGA